A part of Candidatus Cybelea sp. genomic DNA contains:
- a CDS encoding phage minor head protein, whose protein sequence is MDVIVELNGTSLKEARRCAHRMLERTNSVQDDGAATPRPYKLHPDAEKLERARMRIKVAGTRKLRLQLLAILDAWRSKVVAAVRRSAKREADVGQLDDELAGAVDAGVLTEDQRQAIIAAVTAALASMDPKQISTAIAAAQEELFQAGLESAKAEVGITWDLPPTIALDQMAAATIPFSQEIVDREVAAISQALQDGIAAGEGIPKLAQRIQDSFDDGMHILDDDGNVKRVIPNDSWAEMVARTETARAMNAGVMQTYRAAGVARIMWIAAEDERTCPKCSDLDGEIVPLGAQFDDGIEAPPDHLLCRCTVVSAGTAQPDENEES, encoded by the coding sequence ACTCCGTCCAAGATGACGGCGCCGCGACGCCGCGGCCGTACAAGCTGCATCCCGACGCCGAAAAGCTCGAGCGAGCGCGGATGCGCATTAAAGTTGCCGGTACCCGGAAGCTGCGGTTGCAGCTGCTTGCGATTCTCGACGCTTGGCGATCGAAGGTCGTGGCCGCCGTGCGCCGCAGCGCCAAACGCGAAGCCGACGTCGGTCAGCTCGACGACGAGCTCGCCGGCGCAGTCGACGCGGGGGTCTTGACCGAGGACCAGCGTCAGGCAATCATCGCCGCCGTTACCGCAGCACTCGCGTCGATGGACCCCAAGCAGATCTCCACGGCGATCGCCGCTGCGCAGGAAGAGCTCTTCCAAGCGGGCCTCGAGTCAGCCAAAGCCGAGGTTGGAATCACGTGGGACTTGCCGCCGACGATCGCGCTGGACCAGATGGCCGCGGCGACGATCCCCTTCTCGCAAGAGATCGTCGATCGTGAGGTAGCGGCGATCAGTCAGGCGCTCCAGGACGGTATCGCGGCCGGCGAGGGCATCCCAAAGCTCGCGCAGCGGATTCAGGATAGCTTCGACGACGGGATGCACATTCTCGATGACGACGGGAACGTGAAGCGCGTAATTCCAAACGACTCGTGGGCCGAGATGGTCGCACGAACCGAGACGGCTCGAGCGATGAACGCTGGCGTCATGCAGACGTACCGGGCAGCGGGCGTCGCGCGCATCATGTGGATCGCCGCAGAGGACGAAAGAACTTGTCCCAAGTGTTCGGACCTCGACGGTGAGATCGTTCCGCTCGGCGCGCAGTTTGATGACGGAATCGAAGCACCCCCGGATCATCTCCTTTGCCGCTGCACAGTCGTCTCAGCGGGCACGGCGCAGCCCGACGAAAACGAGGAATCTTAG
- a CDS encoding PKD domain-containing protein codes for MSDTTNIELWSAIDDAIYANIVAATQSGGPLAVQSNPDGTTGIQHIARVAPPTQKLFPSVGVMCLSYDEVISGSAKHDFTATWAIVVTVQQPFDPTIDDIGETAMTLLRAYQDDGSGNGISPLLRGNVTVNGIAQWSQITAMERHLLEGKTSEDMIATAIYTFEVHYSIKIAPVTVPAPGGSGYVNLTGQGFVDTGSPGGLQTDSSGIIDSTGSEDWEIDATNGALVSAVNGGKIFLGPDFPFIDGSNAGSYLTADGGTVQIGVGSGDSCEVSFGISAVGTIHVYGKLKLSGFGSLEVGGAGDGTLVIGALGEFDLPGDADVLMQGNLTIESLVSVPPDIATLTDTGGVLAMFTHTEVGLAAAFSDSSFLDGSLGEITAWAWDFGDSSGTSTDQNPDYTYAAGGTYNVSLTVTTAGGGSSQGSAQVTVA; via the coding sequence GTGAGCGACACGACGAATATCGAGCTCTGGAGCGCTATCGACGACGCCATCTACGCAAACATCGTCGCGGCGACGCAATCCGGCGGACCGCTAGCGGTTCAGAGTAATCCCGACGGCACGACCGGCATTCAGCATATAGCGCGCGTCGCGCCGCCGACGCAAAAGCTCTTTCCCAGCGTCGGCGTCATGTGCCTGAGCTACGACGAAGTGATCTCCGGCTCGGCCAAGCACGATTTTACGGCCACGTGGGCGATCGTAGTAACGGTTCAGCAGCCCTTTGACCCGACGATCGACGATATCGGCGAGACGGCGATGACGCTGCTGCGCGCCTATCAGGACGACGGCTCCGGCAATGGCATCTCGCCGCTGCTGCGCGGCAACGTTACCGTCAACGGCATCGCGCAATGGTCGCAGATCACTGCCATGGAGCGCCATCTGCTCGAAGGCAAGACGTCTGAAGATATGATCGCGACCGCGATCTACACCTTCGAGGTCCACTACTCGATCAAGATCGCACCGGTCACGGTTCCCGCGCCCGGCGGCTCGGGCTACGTCAATCTCACCGGCCAAGGCTTTGTCGATACCGGCTCACCTGGCGGCCTGCAAACCGACAGCAGCGGCATTATTGACTCGACCGGTTCGGAAGACTGGGAGATCGACGCGACCAACGGCGCCCTGGTCAGCGCGGTCAACGGCGGCAAAATCTTTCTCGGGCCCGACTTTCCGTTTATCGACGGGAGCAACGCCGGCTCGTACCTCACCGCCGACGGCGGCACGGTGCAGATCGGCGTCGGCTCGGGCGATTCGTGCGAGGTCAGCTTCGGCATCTCAGCAGTCGGCACGATTCACGTGTACGGCAAGCTCAAACTCTCAGGTTTCGGCTCGCTCGAGGTCGGCGGTGCCGGCGATGGAACACTTGTTATCGGGGCGCTGGGCGAGTTCGATCTGCCCGGCGATGCCGACGTGCTGATGCAAGGCAACCTCACCATCGAATCACTTGTTTCGGTGCCACCCGATATCGCGACGCTGACCGATACCGGCGGCGTGCTCGCCATGTTCACGCACACCGAGGTCGGCTTGGCCGCGGCGTTCAGCGACAGCTCGTTCTTGGATGGTTCGCTGGGCGAGATCACGGCCTGGGCCTGGGACTTCGGCGATTCATCGGGGACCTCGACCGATCAGAATCCCGACTATACCTACGCGGCCGGCGGCACGTATAACGTTTCGCTGACCGTGACGACCGCCGGGGGCGGGTCATCCCAGGGTTCGGCCCAGGTAACGGTCGCCTAA
- a CDS encoding phage tail tube protein — MSLHLPDRAARARGERRLYGPRDFDLQLFGQAPSAELVTLGIGKETVYGTAVSPTVFLIPSSEGYDGTNELLERPGARKRIGQTEQLTGMFTGKGQMQVEVDPDTIGALLLLAFGAESIGADASNPDAEAVTTTLSVGVGVGNNWATPAAMTNIVKGQSLTIDSGETVVVRAITATQFFAYFTTAHASGVDVVNASVVLAYDHNFTLASPRHSFTAQLNDVISSKNSFGCKISKLSFKITPKAIIEAMVTVEYQGEANVSSPTSPSYSVLRGLVFTTPGNAVTMNGIAIDSSVQAITIDIDLGLITDYPKYGNGRYRAQLPETQTKVSLGLDLAFETDTMLQNFWGAPSSTGPQGDVVPAPIVVTVDSVDNVNTALPYSMTFTFPNAKPKTAPVTRKVGDYLKQTVQFENSESTNGAGDDCSVLLCNAASGASF; from the coding sequence GTGAGCCTTCATCTTCCCGATCGCGCCGCACGTGCACGTGGCGAGCGCCGGCTATACGGCCCGCGTGATTTCGACCTCCAGCTTTTCGGTCAGGCGCCCTCTGCCGAGCTCGTAACCCTCGGCATCGGCAAGGAAACCGTCTACGGCACCGCCGTCTCGCCGACCGTCTTTTTGATTCCGAGCAGCGAAGGCTACGACGGAACCAACGAGCTGCTCGAGCGTCCCGGCGCGCGAAAGCGTATTGGCCAGACCGAGCAACTCACCGGCATGTTCACCGGTAAAGGCCAAATGCAAGTCGAGGTCGATCCCGACACGATCGGCGCGCTCCTCTTGCTCGCCTTTGGCGCCGAATCCATCGGAGCCGACGCGAGCAATCCCGACGCCGAAGCGGTCACGACGACGCTGTCCGTCGGCGTGGGTGTCGGCAACAACTGGGCAACTCCGGCAGCGATGACCAATATCGTCAAGGGTCAGTCGCTCACGATTGATTCGGGCGAGACGGTTGTCGTGCGCGCCATCACGGCCACGCAGTTCTTCGCCTATTTCACCACGGCGCACGCTTCAGGCGTGGACGTCGTGAACGCCTCGGTCGTGCTCGCGTACGATCACAACTTCACGCTCGCCTCGCCGCGGCACTCGTTCACGGCCCAACTCAACGACGTCATTTCGTCCAAGAACTCCTTCGGCTGCAAAATCTCCAAGCTCAGCTTCAAGATCACACCCAAGGCGATCATCGAAGCGATGGTCACCGTCGAGTACCAGGGCGAAGCCAACGTCAGCTCGCCGACCTCGCCGAGCTATTCGGTGTTGCGCGGACTGGTATTCACGACCCCGGGTAACGCCGTGACGATGAACGGTATCGCGATCGATTCGTCGGTGCAGGCCATCACGATCGATATCGACCTCGGCCTGATTACCGATTACCCGAAGTACGGCAATGGCCGGTATAGGGCGCAGCTTCCCGAGACGCAGACCAAGGTTTCGCTCGGGCTCGACCTGGCATTCGAAACCGACACGATGCTGCAGAACTTCTGGGGCGCGCCCAGTTCGACCGGGCCGCAAGGCGACGTCGTACCGGCGCCGATCGTCGTGACGGTGGATTCAGTCGATAACGTCAATACCGCGCTGCCGTACAGCATGACGTTCACCTTCCCCAACGCCAAGCCCAAGACGGCGCCCGTAACGCGCAAGGTCGGCGACTATCTCAAGCAGACGGTGCAGTTCGAGAATTCCGAGTCGACCAACGGCGCGGGCGATGATTGTTCGGTGCTGCTCTGTAACGCCGCTAGCGGCGCATCGTTCTAA